Proteins from a single region of Paenibacillus sp. BIHB 4019:
- a CDS encoding ethanolamine ammonia-lyase subunit EutB: MKLSVTLKGRTYSFHNLKEVLAKANEEKSGDRLAGIAAADAAERVAAKYVLSELRLADIRENPLLCPDKDEVSRLIEEELAEDVYQAFSGYTVGELREYLLRSDTTGSELLRVGSGLTSEMIASVCKLMSNLDLIQAASRMEILTTCRTTIGYKGTLASRAQPNHPSDHVGGMKASLFEALSYGIGDAVIGINPVTDAVENMKSLLYATKEVIDRWTIPTQNCVLAHITTQMRAVEEGAPADMLFQSLAGTEEGNRGFGIDLALLEEADALIRARGTAEGPNRWYFETGQGSELSSESHFGIDQVTLEARCYGLAKRFNPFIVNTVVGFIGPEYLYDSKQVIRAGLEDHFMAKLHGLPMGCDICYTNHMQADQNDMDNLSILLASAGVSFVIGVPLADDCMLNYQSLSYHDIATVRETLRMKPAPAFEGWLESVGVMRGGRLTAEAGDAIRFVY; the protein is encoded by the coding sequence ATGAAGTTATCCGTTACACTCAAAGGCCGGACTTACTCCTTCCATAATTTAAAAGAGGTGTTGGCCAAAGCAAACGAAGAGAAATCGGGGGACCGGCTGGCAGGCATTGCCGCTGCCGATGCGGCGGAGCGGGTTGCCGCCAAATATGTGCTCTCGGAGCTGCGCCTTGCGGATATTCGGGAAAATCCGCTGCTTTGTCCCGATAAGGATGAGGTTTCGCGGCTGATCGAGGAGGAGCTTGCTGAGGATGTCTACCAAGCTTTTTCTGGCTATACGGTCGGCGAGCTGCGGGAGTATTTGCTTCGCTCCGATACGACAGGCAGCGAGCTGCTGCGGGTTGGGTCGGGGTTGACGAGCGAAATGATCGCGTCCGTGTGCAAGCTGATGTCCAATCTGGATTTAATCCAGGCTGCTTCGCGGATGGAAATATTAACAACCTGCCGGACTACGATCGGCTATAAGGGAACGCTTGCTTCCCGCGCTCAGCCGAATCACCCGTCCGACCATGTTGGCGGCATGAAGGCTTCGCTGTTTGAGGCGCTGAGCTATGGCATCGGCGATGCGGTCATTGGGATCAACCCGGTGACGGATGCGGTTGAAAATATGAAATCGCTGCTCTATGCGACGAAGGAAGTCATTGACCGCTGGACGATTCCAACCCAAAACTGCGTGCTTGCCCATATTACGACGCAAATGCGTGCAGTAGAGGAAGGGGCCCCGGCAGACATGCTTTTCCAGAGCCTCGCCGGAACCGAGGAGGGAAATCGCGGCTTCGGCATCGATCTCGCGCTGCTTGAGGAGGCGGATGCTTTAATTCGCGCACGGGGTACGGCGGAGGGGCCGAATCGCTGGTATTTTGAGACCGGTCAAGGCTCCGAGCTGTCTTCGGAATCGCATTTCGGGATCGATCAGGTTACACTGGAAGCCAGATGCTACGGTCTTGCGAAAAGGTTTAACCCGTTTATCGTCAACACGGTTGTCGGCTTTATCGGTCCTGAATATTTGTATGACAGCAAGCAGGTCATCCGCGCGGGGCTTGAGGATCATTTTATGGCGAAGCTTCACGGGCTGCCGATGGGCTGCGACATTTGCTATACGAACCATATGCAGGCCGACCAGAATGATATGGATAATTTGAGCATTTTGCTCGCATCTGCCGGAGTCAGCTTTGTTATTGGCGTTCCGCTAGCGGATGACTGCATGCTCAATTACCAGTCGTTAAGCTATCATGACATTGCGACCGTGCGCGAGACGCTGCGGATGAAGCCGGCTCCTGCGTTTGAAGGATGGCTGGAAAGCGTTGGGGTTATGCGGGGCGGCAGGCTCACTGCTGAGGCGGGGGATGCCATCCGGTTCGTTTATTGA
- the eutC gene encoding ethanolamine ammonia-lyase subunit EutC — MDRQRQAEIFESLAAHSPARIGVGRTGTRALTQEVLKLRLDHAHAVDAVYGEVSPALLAAFELFSVDTQFHDKELYLKRPDKGRLLSAEGSAAIAERCLKRPQVQVVVADGLSAKAVDANLPDILPALMDSLEANGLTAGTPFYVRGARVGCMDDIGRILEPESLVLLIGERPGLAAATSMSAYMCYRPYPGRKDSERTVISNIHARGTPPVEAGAHIGSVLRKMLEQRMSGIGFIV; from the coding sequence ATGGATAGACAAAGGCAGGCCGAAATCTTTGAAAGCCTCGCGGCCCATTCGCCAGCCCGAATAGGGGTTGGCCGCACAGGTACCCGTGCGCTTACGCAGGAAGTGCTGAAGCTAAGGCTGGATCATGCCCATGCGGTGGATGCGGTATACGGGGAAGTATCTCCGGCATTGCTTGCGGCATTCGAATTGTTTTCGGTCGATACTCAGTTTCATGACAAAGAGTTATATTTGAAGCGTCCTGATAAGGGCAGGCTGCTGTCCGCGGAGGGGAGTGCCGCAATAGCGGAGCGCTGCTTGAAGCGTCCTCAAGTGCAGGTTGTTGTGGCGGATGGGCTGAGCGCCAAGGCGGTCGATGCCAATCTGCCTGATATTTTGCCTGCTTTAATGGATTCATTGGAAGCAAACGGGCTAACGGCGGGAACGCCGTTCTACGTCAGAGGGGCGCGGGTTGGTTGCATGGACGATATCGGGCGGATTTTGGAGCCGGAGTCGCTTGTCCTTCTCATTGGAGAACGCCCTGGCCTTGCGGCGGCAACTTCAATGAGCGCTTATATGTGCTATCGGCCCTATCCGGGAAGGAAGGATTCGGAGCGAACGGTTATTTCCAATATTCATGCAAGAGGTACGCCGCCCGTGGAAGCGGGGGCTCATATTGGCTCTGTTCTTCGCAAAATGCTGGAGCAGCGCATGAGCGGAATCGGATTTATCGTCTGA
- a CDS encoding response regulator transcription factor: MLQGHILLAEDDERLGGLIVQMLEKSGYHQVDWVQDGEDAYEYAIAAHYEVIVLDWMMPGMTGVEVCSKLREQGYSGAILMLTARDSLHDRIEGLDSGSDDYLVKPFELFELLARLRALGRRNFAPLVEEVIQISEMTLNRSTQAMKQGEQEAALSPREFQLLDLLLRNKGSVLPRELILERIWGFETDVAMKTVDATIKLLRKKLEPFGNADKIQSIRGVGYKFDD; this comes from the coding sequence ATGCTGCAAGGGCATATTTTGCTAGCTGAGGATGATGAGCGGCTAGGCGGGCTAATTGTACAGATGCTTGAGAAATCCGGTTATCATCAGGTGGACTGGGTGCAGGATGGAGAGGATGCTTATGAGTATGCCATTGCGGCCCATTATGAAGTCATCGTACTCGATTGGATGATGCCGGGGATGACAGGTGTAGAGGTATGCAGCAAACTGCGGGAGCAGGGCTACAGTGGAGCCATTCTCATGCTGACGGCACGCGATTCGCTGCACGATCGAATAGAAGGCCTCGATTCAGGGTCGGATGATTATTTGGTCAAGCCGTTTGAGCTGTTCGAGCTGCTTGCTCGTTTGAGGGCGCTGGGACGCCGGAATTTTGCACCGCTAGTAGAGGAAGTCATCCAAATTAGCGAAATGACACTCAATCGCAGCACACAAGCAATGAAGCAGGGAGAGCAGGAGGCGGCGCTTAGCCCGCGCGAGTTCCAACTGCTCGATCTGCTGCTGCGCAACAAGGGGAGCGTTTTGCCGCGCGAATTGATTTTGGAGCGGATATGGGGCTTCGAAACGGATGTTGCGATGAAGACGGTCGATGCGACGATCAAGCTGCTGCGCAAAAAGCTGGAGCCGTTTGGCAACGCCGACAAAATCCAGAGCATTCGCGGCGTCGGGTACAAATTTGATGATTAA
- a CDS encoding HAMP domain-containing sensor histidine kinase, translating into MINRLFKNKDMFAQTQARLTLLYVGLLSLFLAVFVVVVYWLLSLVIYNEQKKDLLSFLDQSTNVIEKQMKDNRQAEEIDLNDRNLLGFGNDQFFYYLIGADGALIAGKEVFPVLRPELLELVKNWKPGNNEVSYETITTDAASAGGMPGGKPLEGKLSLMIAGKPVLTGQGSSSIFYVAKNISQQHSLFQWLLCILIGVAASFTIVAFLIGRYMSHRAMLPIAESYDRQRTFTADASHELRTPLSVLLMSINALELEQESSSKDEKAGPLHMERENASVTARSGKVAGDDHDFVPKTLATMKDEVKRMMRLVGDLLLLARSDASELELEHKMFDFRPFAEKTVQSMETLAAARSIRLELEAPNRAMMRGDAERMKQVLYILLDNAIKFSPEGERIIIQLSASASERRGLLRLTVQDKGPGIKAADAARIFDRFYRTDKVRTRRTSGHGLGLAIAKQIVEAHHGKIGVWPEAGKGSTFYVMIPVAFK; encoded by the coding sequence ATGATTAATCGGTTGTTCAAAAATAAAGATATGTTCGCGCAAACGCAGGCGCGGCTGACGCTGCTTTATGTCGGCTTGCTGTCGCTGTTTCTCGCCGTGTTTGTCGTCGTTGTGTATTGGCTGCTCTCGCTTGTTATTTACAATGAGCAGAAGAAGGATCTGCTGTCGTTTCTCGACCAGTCGACGAACGTTATTGAGAAGCAGATGAAAGACAATCGGCAAGCGGAAGAAATTGACTTGAATGACCGCAACTTGCTTGGCTTTGGCAATGACCAGTTTTTTTATTATTTGATTGGAGCAGATGGCGCGCTTATTGCGGGGAAAGAAGTATTTCCTGTTTTGAGGCCAGAGCTGCTGGAGCTGGTGAAAAACTGGAAGCCCGGCAATAACGAGGTCAGCTACGAGACGATAACGACCGATGCCGCTTCTGCGGGCGGCATGCCAGGGGGAAAGCCGCTAGAAGGCAAGCTTTCATTAATGATTGCGGGCAAGCCTGTTCTGACGGGGCAGGGCAGCTCCAGCATTTTTTATGTAGCGAAAAATATTTCCCAGCAGCACTCGCTGTTTCAATGGCTGCTCTGTATTCTCATAGGCGTCGCAGCATCATTTACGATTGTTGCTTTTCTAATCGGGCGATACATGTCGCATCGGGCTATGCTGCCTATTGCCGAATCGTATGATCGGCAGCGCACCTTTACAGCGGATGCGTCGCATGAGCTGCGCACGCCGCTGAGCGTGCTGCTGATGTCGATTAATGCACTTGAGCTGGAACAGGAGAGCTCCAGCAAGGATGAAAAAGCTGGTCCCCTTCATATGGAGCGTGAAAATGCTTCAGTTACAGCACGATCTGGGAAGGTTGCGGGAGACGATCATGATTTTGTCCCTAAGACGCTTGCGACGATGAAGGATGAAGTGAAGCGGATGATGCGGCTCGTTGGTGATTTGCTGCTGCTGGCCCGTTCAGATGCGAGCGAGCTTGAGCTGGAGCATAAAATGTTTGATTTTCGCCCATTTGCCGAAAAGACCGTTCAATCGATGGAGACGCTGGCTGCTGCCAGAAGCATACGTCTGGAGCTTGAAGCGCCAAATCGGGCAATGATGCGTGGCGATGCGGAGCGCATGAAGCAGGTGCTATATATTTTACTCGATAATGCGATTAAATTTTCGCCGGAGGGAGAGCGTATTATCATCCAGCTAAGCGCGTCGGCCTCGGAGCGCCGGGGCTTGCTGAGACTGACGGTGCAGGATAAAGGGCCGGGTATTAAAGCGGCAGACGCTGCCCGCATATTTGACCGTTTCTATCGGACGGACAAGGTGCGAACGCGGCGAACGTCCGGCCATGGGCTGGGACTTGCGATTGCCAAACAAATTGTGGAAGCCCATCATGGCAAAATTGGCGTATGGCCTGAGGCTGGCAAAGGCAGCACCTTCTATGTGATGATTCCGGTTGCCTTCAAATGA
- a CDS encoding HPr family phosphocarrier protein, protein MISQTFTILNPTGFHVRPAKTFVQAASAFPCKISVLNKGKKVNGKSSLSMLTLGIAVNEEVTLEIDGEQEAEAMKALGDLLTQIHE, encoded by the coding sequence ATGATCAGTCAAACCTTTACGATTCTTAACCCAACAGGTTTTCACGTTCGCCCGGCTAAAACGTTCGTTCAAGCCGCCAGCGCCTTTCCCTGCAAAATTTCCGTCCTGAACAAGGGCAAAAAAGTGAACGGCAAAAGCTCGCTCAGCATGCTGACGCTCGGCATTGCCGTGAACGAGGAAGTGACGCTGGAAATCGACGGCGAGCAGGAAGCAGAAGCGATGAAGGCGCTTGGCGATTTGCTGACACAAATTCACGAATAG
- the ptsP gene encoding phosphoenolpyruvate--protein phosphotransferase has protein sequence MTTVWKGTGASPGLAAAPAYFIHQDHYTPKKLEAVNPTGEIQRFRSAVAQAQEEIEAIRVSTEQKLGADKAEIFEGHLMILEDPDFIDAAEEKMSDEGINAEYALHEVSTSFIKLLQAMEDELLQGRAVDIKDVAGRIMSHLRGVPHLDLANMTEECIIIAEDLTPSDTAQLNLDVVRGFITEIGSRTSHSAIMARTLEIPAIVGVGSSIRSLPADAFIVMDAEAGSIIINPSADELAAFQQQKQQYDKHKAELTKLKDQPTFSRDGKQVELAANIGKLEDVQRALDNGAEGIGLFRTEFLYMGRSSLPTEEEQYTSYKYVLEKMNGKPVVIRTLDIGGDKELPYMDLPKESNPFLGQRALRLCLDRQDIFRTQLRALLRASSHGNLKIMFPMIAVIEELLEAKKLLAEEQAKLAAEGIAVADHIEVGMMVEIPSAAVSADLFAPEVDFFSIGTNDLIQYTMAADRMNETVSYLYQPWHPSILRLISMVIKAAKQEGKWVGMCGEMAGDTTAIPLLLGLGLDEFSMSAGAILQARQLVGELDQTEWAAYAEQALRIRSYEQVTAFVEQKRQ, from the coding sequence ATGACAACAGTATGGAAAGGTACGGGTGCATCGCCAGGGCTTGCGGCAGCTCCCGCCTACTTTATTCATCAAGACCACTACACGCCGAAAAAGCTTGAAGCTGTAAATCCCACTGGGGAAATTCAGCGTTTTCGCAGCGCAGTAGCCCAAGCTCAGGAAGAGATTGAAGCGATTCGGGTTTCCACAGAGCAAAAGCTTGGCGCGGATAAAGCCGAAATTTTTGAAGGCCATCTGATGATATTGGAAGACCCCGATTTCATTGATGCTGCCGAGGAAAAAATGAGCGACGAAGGCATTAACGCTGAATATGCGCTTCACGAAGTATCGACTTCCTTCATTAAACTATTGCAAGCGATGGAGGATGAGCTGCTTCAAGGCCGCGCCGTCGATATTAAAGATGTGGCGGGCCGCATTATGAGCCATTTGCGCGGGGTGCCACATCTCGATTTGGCGAATATGACTGAGGAATGTATTATTATTGCCGAGGATTTGACGCCTTCCGATACGGCGCAGCTCAATTTGGACGTCGTGCGCGGCTTCATTACCGAAATCGGCAGCCGTACTTCCCATTCCGCGATTATGGCGCGGACACTGGAAATTCCGGCAATCGTGGGCGTCGGTTCCTCTATTCGCTCATTGCCGGCCGACGCTTTTATCGTAATGGATGCCGAAGCGGGCTCCATCATTATCAACCCGTCTGCTGACGAGCTTGCTGCCTTCCAGCAGCAAAAACAGCAATATGACAAGCACAAAGCTGAACTTACGAAGCTCAAGGATCAGCCAACCTTTTCCCGAGACGGCAAGCAGGTAGAGCTTGCGGCCAACATCGGCAAACTGGAAGATGTGCAGCGCGCGCTCGATAATGGCGCCGAAGGGATCGGCTTGTTCCGCACCGAATTTCTTTATATGGGACGCAGCTCGCTGCCAACCGAAGAGGAGCAATATACCAGCTACAAATACGTACTGGAAAAAATGAACGGCAAGCCTGTCGTCATCCGCACGCTCGACATTGGCGGCGACAAGGAGCTGCCTTACATGGATTTGCCGAAGGAAAGCAATCCGTTCCTTGGGCAGCGCGCGCTCCGGCTCTGCCTCGACCGCCAGGATATTTTCCGCACGCAGCTGCGTGCTCTGCTTCGCGCCAGCAGCCACGGCAATCTTAAAATTATGTTTCCGATGATTGCGGTCATTGAAGAGCTGCTTGAAGCAAAAAAACTGCTCGCCGAGGAACAGGCAAAGCTTGCTGCCGAAGGCATCGCTGTCGCAGACCACATAGAAGTCGGCATGATGGTTGAAATTCCGTCCGCTGCTGTGTCCGCTGATCTATTCGCGCCAGAGGTTGATTTTTTCAGCATTGGGACGAACGATTTAATTCAATATACGATGGCGGCGGACCGGATGAACGAGACGGTATCTTATTTGTATCAGCCATGGCATCCTTCGATTTTGCGCCTCATCAGCATGGTGATAAAAGCCGCTAAGCAGGAAGGCAAATGGGTGGGCATGTGCGGGGAAATGGCTGGCGATACGACGGCCATTCCGCTGCTGCTTGGGCTTGGGCTGGATGAATTCAGCATGAGCGCCGGCGCGATTTTGCAGGCTAGACAGCTCGTTGGCGAGCTGGACCAGACCGAGTGGGCCGCCTACGCGGAGCAGGCGCTTCGCATTCGCAGCTACGAGCAGGTAACCGCCTTTGTAGAGCAAAAACGGCAATAA
- a CDS encoding mannitol-1-phosphate 5-dehydrogenase yields MRAVHFGAGNIGRGFIGLLLSQAGCSVTFVDVNASLVALLQEKQQYTVKLASEQAESFTVSGVNAINGNDTALVAAAIAEADLVTTAVGVSVLKHIAGAIAEGITLRLANNQAAAASPLPVIACENAIGGSSQLKELVYSHLAADVKAQAEQAIAFPDAAVDRIVPQQLHDDPLLVTVEPFYEWTVDRSALPQGTPEIPGIHYVDQLQPYIERKLFTVNTGHCVAAYHGYLQGYATIQEAMQDAAVRSEVEGALQETGAMLVRTYGFSENEHQAYIEQILERFINPYLTDEVVRVGRSPIRKLSPDDRLVRPALLAFELELPTDHLTKAMAAALRFNYTEDSEAAEIQAVLTSSTLSDVIARYTSLPAEHPLHAQIVEAYSKL; encoded by the coding sequence ATGAGGGCCGTCCATTTTGGCGCAGGCAACATTGGGCGAGGCTTCATCGGTCTCCTGCTCTCACAAGCAGGCTGCAGCGTCACATTCGTCGATGTGAACGCCTCACTCGTCGCGCTGCTGCAGGAAAAACAGCAATACACCGTTAAGCTGGCCAGCGAGCAAGCGGAGTCGTTCACCGTCTCGGGCGTCAATGCGATTAATGGCAATGATACGGCGCTCGTTGCCGCGGCCATTGCCGAGGCTGACCTTGTCACGACAGCCGTCGGCGTGTCAGTCCTGAAGCATATTGCCGGAGCTATTGCTGAAGGCATCACGCTTCGACTGGCGAACAACCAAGCAGCTGCTGCTTCTCCCTTGCCTGTTATCGCCTGTGAAAATGCGATTGGCGGCAGTTCGCAGCTTAAGGAGCTTGTTTATTCCCATCTGGCTGCTGACGTCAAAGCACAGGCAGAGCAAGCGATTGCTTTTCCAGACGCTGCGGTTGACCGCATCGTTCCGCAACAGCTGCATGACGATCCGCTGCTGGTAACGGTTGAGCCTTTTTATGAGTGGACGGTTGACCGCTCTGCGCTCCCGCAAGGCACGCCGGAAATTCCCGGCATCCATTATGTCGATCAGCTCCAGCCTTATATCGAACGCAAGCTGTTCACCGTTAACACCGGACATTGCGTTGCCGCTTATCATGGTTATTTGCAAGGGTACGCCACTATCCAGGAAGCGATGCAGGACGCCGCTGTCCGCAGTGAAGTCGAAGGTGCGCTTCAAGAGACGGGCGCAATGCTTGTTCGTACTTACGGCTTCTCGGAAAACGAGCATCAAGCGTATATTGAGCAAATTTTAGAGCGTTTTATTAATCCTTATTTGACCGATGAAGTGGTGCGTGTCGGGCGTTCGCCGATTCGCAAGCTGTCGCCGGATGACCGTCTCGTTCGGCCCGCCCTGCTCGCCTTTGAGCTAGAGCTGCCAACTGACCATTTGACAAAAGCGATGGCCGCCGCGCTGCGCTTCAACTATACAGAAGATTCCGAAGCTGCGGAAATACAGGCAGTACTCACAAGCTCTACACTCAGCGACGTTATTGCACGTTATACATCATTGCCAGCGGAACACCCGCTGCACGCACAAATTGTGGAAGCCTACAGCAAGCTGTAA
- a CDS encoding PTS sugar transporter subunit IIA, whose protein sequence is MTILSTDKVKLNVQVSDKYEAIRLAGQLLVEAGHVPATYVDKMIEREELLSTYIGGGLAMPHGTNDSKSLIHSTGMSILIVPGGVDFGGDEPARLVIGLAAVGDDHLNILTSVAMLVSEEDDMERILNASSEAELIAIFEQGMEE, encoded by the coding sequence ATGACTATTTTATCCACAGACAAAGTGAAATTGAACGTACAAGTTAGCGACAAATATGAAGCGATCCGCCTTGCGGGACAGCTGCTCGTTGAAGCAGGCCATGTTCCTGCTACCTACGTTGACAAAATGATTGAGCGCGAAGAGCTGCTCTCGACTTATATTGGCGGCGGACTTGCGATGCCTCACGGCACCAATGATTCCAAAAGCCTCATCCACTCGACGGGCATGTCGATACTAATCGTGCCGGGCGGAGTAGATTTTGGCGGCGACGAGCCAGCTAGACTCGTCATTGGGCTCGCTGCGGTCGGCGACGACCATCTGAACATTTTAACGAGCGTTGCGATGCTTGTATCCGAGGAAGACGATATGGAGCGGATTTTGAACGCCAGCTCTGAGGCCGAGCTCATCGCTATTTTTGAGCAAGGTATGGAAGAATGA
- a CDS encoding BglG family transcription antiterminator, with protein MKVSTRQRRIVELLLEQRDEITAADIAAEVGASTRTIHRELSDIELVLAANHIKLHKRSGIGIKIEADSERLERFKQALEHADLFEYSAEERKALILCKLLKHNEPIKQFSLSHQLRVTMPTISHDLDELEQMIQSHGLTLVRRRGYGVEISGPESAKRLFIAWLAQTHLDESDLFGQAQEAIALHPLSKELLAMVGRKHFFSLEQAFWKLEDGWQLQLSEKEHLNLLIRLAVTLTRIQEGHLIPPHVNGPPPSYSARGESKAEELLRMLARELPAEEVSYIAKLLKTTDSAEEDGLLLAQGDWTLNASVTKLIAFMEEQLGEPFTEDRSLREGLHQHMLPAFRRIEEGSTIRNPLLAQIKKDYELLFTLIRKGVNAIISTIEVPDEEIGYIVMHFGASMERLKQFPRKVRAVLVCTSGIGSSKLLAVRISKELPQIELIGNRSWYEAARMPEQQYDLIISTVDLPIAAERYIKLSPLLLEAEVERLRSFIQNITLKHAPSPKTPETSSHSPLERLMQLKMYASDSVMLLETFQVYTIPERPGLPRGDLTGVTEELIAAIRHLHAVSDEQKVVHLLLTREQYGSQVIPDTELALFHTRSDAIAFPILSLFRFDEPLPFGDSSSTPVKQILLMLGPAELRRTALEILSEVSAMLLMTELTELLKHGSAAEIQAFLSFHLEKEIKFKLDWRNEP; from the coding sequence ATCAAAGTATCGACGAGACAGCGACGTATTGTAGAGCTGCTGCTGGAGCAGCGGGATGAAATAACAGCGGCTGATATTGCCGCTGAGGTCGGGGCAAGCACCCGAACGATTCACCGCGAGCTCAGTGACATTGAGCTTGTACTAGCTGCCAATCATATCAAGCTGCATAAGCGCTCCGGAATCGGGATCAAAATCGAAGCGGACAGCGAGAGGCTGGAACGTTTTAAGCAAGCTCTTGAGCATGCGGATCTATTTGAGTATTCAGCCGAGGAGCGCAAGGCGCTTATATTATGCAAGCTGCTTAAGCATAATGAGCCGATCAAGCAATTTTCGCTATCCCATCAGCTGCGCGTTACGATGCCAACGATTAGCCACGATCTTGACGAGCTGGAGCAAATGATTCAGAGCCACGGGCTGACACTCGTACGCAGGCGCGGCTATGGTGTAGAAATAAGCGGGCCGGAGTCAGCAAAAAGGCTGTTTATTGCCTGGCTCGCGCAAACCCATCTGGACGAATCGGACCTGTTCGGCCAAGCTCAGGAAGCCATTGCCTTGCACCCATTATCGAAAGAGCTGCTGGCGATGGTAGGCAGGAAGCATTTTTTTTCCTTGGAGCAGGCGTTTTGGAAGCTGGAGGACGGCTGGCAGCTGCAATTGTCAGAAAAAGAGCATTTAAATCTGCTCATTCGGCTTGCTGTCACGCTGACGCGAATTCAGGAAGGCCATCTGATTCCGCCGCATGTAAACGGCCCTCCTCCCTCCTATTCAGCGAGAGGGGAAAGCAAGGCCGAGGAGCTGCTGCGCATGCTCGCACGGGAGCTGCCTGCTGAGGAAGTCAGCTATATCGCCAAGCTGCTTAAAACGACCGATTCGGCTGAGGAAGATGGGTTGCTGCTCGCTCAGGGAGATTGGACGCTCAATGCGAGCGTAACGAAGCTGATCGCGTTTATGGAGGAGCAGCTCGGCGAGCCTTTTACCGAAGACCGTTCCCTAAGAGAAGGACTCCATCAGCATATGCTGCCTGCCTTTCGCAGAATAGAGGAAGGCAGCACGATTCGCAATCCGCTGCTCGCGCAAATTAAGAAAGATTATGAATTGCTGTTTACCCTTATTCGCAAAGGCGTTAATGCTATTATAAGCACGATCGAAGTGCCTGATGAGGAAATTGGCTACATCGTCATGCATTTTGGCGCCTCCATGGAACGTCTAAAGCAGTTTCCGCGAAAAGTTAGAGCGGTGCTCGTCTGCACCAGCGGTATTGGTTCGTCAAAGCTGCTGGCCGTTAGAATTAGCAAGGAGCTGCCGCAAATCGAGCTGATTGGCAACCGTTCCTGGTATGAAGCGGCTCGCATGCCGGAGCAGCAATACGATCTTATTATTTCGACGGTTGATTTGCCTATAGCTGCCGAGCGTTATATTAAGCTGAGCCCCCTGCTATTGGAAGCGGAAGTAGAACGGCTGCGGTCCTTTATTCAAAATATTACGCTCAAGCATGCTCCTTCGCCCAAAACGCCGGAAACAAGCAGCCACTCGCCGCTGGAGCGGTTGATGCAGTTGAAAATGTACGCCTCGGATTCGGTGATGCTGCTGGAAACCTTTCAGGTGTATACGATACCGGAACGACCCGGCCTTCCGCGAGGCGATTTAACAGGCGTTACCGAGGAGCTTATTGCGGCGATCCGGCACTTGCATGCGGTGTCCGACGAACAGAAGGTCGTTCACCTCCTGCTGACGCGGGAACAGTATGGCAGTCAGGTTATCCCTGATACGGAGCTGGCATTGTTCCATACCCGTTCGGATGCGATCGCTTTTCCTATACTCAGCCTTTTTCGGTTTGACGAGCCGCTTCCGTTTGGAGACAGCAGCAGTACTCCAGTAAAACAAATTTTATTGATGCTTGGCCCTGCCGAGCTTCGCCGTACCGCTCTGGAAATTTTGAGCGAAGTGAGCGCGATGCTGCTGATGACAGAGCTTACAGAGCTGCTCAAGCACGGCAGCGCAGCGGAAATTCAAGCTTTTCTATCCTTTCACCTAGAGAAAGAAATCAAATTCAAACTGGATTGGAGAAATGAGCCATGA